The genomic region GCATATGATGAATATGGGATGGGTGGTCTCATGAATGCTGGTTTCTCTCGTTGGAATGGATTTGGGAAATTTTTGGTCGTTGTATTGATCTTATCTTTAATCTCGAATAATATTGTTAACACATACTCTGCAGCATTCTCCATCCAATTATCAAGTGTGATGTTAGCCAAGGTGCCTCGTTGGATCTGGGCTATCGGATGTACCATCTTTTACCTCGTATGTGCGCTAGTAGGTAGAAACAGTTTTTCCACCATCTTGGGAAATTTCCTACCTATGATTGGTTACTGGATTAGCATGTACTTCATCTTACTCGTGGAAGAGAACGTCATCTTTAGAAACTGGTTCCACCATCTATATAAATTGGAATTCCCCAATGACATAGAAGTGAAACCACATCATAAACTAAGGAAATTACCAAGGCACATCCACAGGTACAACTGGGATGAATGGGACAACTCTGAAGTCATCACAAGAGGATTGGCTGCATCCGCTGCGTTCTGCATCGGTGTTGCTGGTGTGGTACTTGGAATGTGTCAAACGTATTACGTGGGGCCACTTGCCGCAAAGATTGGCGAGTATGGCGGAGATTTAGGTATGTGGCTCGGTATGGGTTTCGCAGGAGTATCATATCCACCACTAAGGTACTGCgaactgaagaaatttggCAGGTGAACCATTTTCCCCATTATCTGACATTATACACATATAATAGAAACACACATATATGTACACacatatatgtatataaCCTGTCACGCGACGCGCGCCAGATCAAATGAATAATCTCTTTAATATTAATGGCATGGCATTGCCTATATAAATCACATGACCTCTAGCCAACCATATCGCAGAATTCTCACTCAATTGACAACACCCACACTAGATCCTACTCTCGCCGGAAACAAAATAGAAACAAATACGAAAGACTACTCCAGCTAAAAAATGTGTACATCACTATGTACGAGTAGACACCTTTTTTGTatctttccttcttctccCTGCTCCAATCATACTGGGAAACATGATGTGATTTTTGTACGTTTTTTGTTATAAGCGATaattttcatttcttgaTTTTCGCAGGATATTGGAACCgaatgtatatatatgaataatattttcaacagtGATTTCAGAGTTTTAGAAAGTAGCTAAAGACGTTTTATCAAGTTTGTTCAAGAGAGTCATACGTTTGTTTCAGAGGGTTTTCTTTCGCCGATTACTTTCATTTGCGAATATATTCAACTGATCACCTTATCTGTCTCAGCTAGCTTACAGTATCCAAGTGGTTCTTTTTGTCATATATTGCTAATTGATTAGTTCATTACAATTCAAATATACCTTTGTTCCATCGTTTTAGATTCACACATCGGAGTATCTAAGTTATCACCTATCAATCCAATcacaaagaagaaataatgTTGTCTCTACGTCAATCCCTATCGAAGTTGTTCGGCCCAGCATCCAGAGCTTTTGCTACCACCAAGGTTGCAGGTGATCAACAAGTTGTTAAGACTGCTACCAAGTTGGCTGAAGTTAACGGTGCTGACACTTTGATTGGTCCTGGTGCCAAAGACGGTGAAGTTCCAACCGAATTGGACCAAGCCACTGGTTTAGCCAGATTGGAATTGTTGGGTAAATTGGAAGGTATCGAAGTTTTCGACACCAAGCCATTGGACTCTTCCAGAATCGGTACCATGGAAAACCCAATCATTGTTGAATCCTACGATGACTACCGTTATGTCGGTGCCACTGGTTCCCCAGCTGGTTCTCACAACGTCATGTGGTTGAAGCCAACCGACGGTCAAGTCGCCAGATGTTGGGAAACCGGTTGTGTATACAAGCTTAAGATGGTCGGTGTTCCTCAAGAAGGTCACCATTAAGCATTTTAATCCTTCCTTCCATATCATTCCCACTTATCCTGGTAAAAAAAGGATTAACAACCAGTGTACCACTATATCATTCTAAAAATTCCAATACAAATGTCAAATACACAAACCTATTCTAAAATATTacaaaataataaattaCACAAGCTGAAGCAACAAATTACACAAAAAGTTTAGTGGGGACATATACTTGAA from Kluyveromyces lactis strain NRRL Y-1140 chromosome D complete sequence harbors:
- the COX4 gene encoding cytochrome c oxidase subunit IV (highly similar to uniprot|P04037 Saccharomyces cerevisiae YGL187C COX4 Subunit IV of cytochrome c oxidase which is the terminal member of the mitochondrial inner membrane electron transport chain N-terminal 25 residues of precursor are cleaved during mitochondrial import); protein product: MLSLRQSLSKLFGPASRAFATTKVAGDQQVVKTATKLAEVNGADTLIGPGAKDGEVPTELDQATGLARLELLGKLEGIEVFDTKPLDSSRIGTMENPIIVESYDDYRYVGATGSPAGSHNVMWLKPTDGQVARCWETGCVYKLKMVGVPQEGHH